The following proteins come from a genomic window of Alicyclobacillus dauci:
- a CDS encoding CBS domain-containing protein, whose product MFIRNCLTPLNELTSIHPDEQIETALVKMSKHLSLPCVDKNGSFVGIVSKRTVFEAFEQANPMTFTEFKQQPISQCLLRDVPTLTLNDHFEDTIAIIIKIPFVPIVDDGKLLGIVKRSAVQNALSVAFASNVDADRLFLGVPEVEGAFERLFNITHRLGLSVVTCVPFDAGENLNRRVILKVTKSPRLQELVSQLERAGMLVIQVN is encoded by the coding sequence GTGTTTATTCGGAACTGCTTAACACCACTGAACGAATTGACATCAATTCATCCAGACGAGCAAATAGAAACAGCACTCGTAAAAATGTCGAAGCATTTAAGCTTGCCCTGTGTGGACAAAAATGGATCGTTTGTTGGCATTGTCAGTAAACGTACCGTGTTCGAAGCATTTGAACAGGCAAACCCCATGACCTTCACAGAATTCAAACAGCAACCGATTTCACAGTGTTTGCTACGTGACGTCCCAACCTTAACCCTAAACGACCACTTTGAAGACACAATTGCAATCATTATTAAAATTCCATTTGTACCTATAGTCGACGACGGCAAACTGCTTGGGATCGTCAAGCGAAGCGCCGTTCAAAATGCACTGTCTGTTGCATTTGCCTCGAATGTGGATGCGGATCGATTATTCCTTGGTGTACCCGAAGTGGAAGGTGCATTTGAACGACTCTTTAACATCACCCATCGGCTCGGCCTGAGTGTCGTGACATGTGTACCGTTCGATGCTGGTGAGAACTTGAATCGTCGCGTCATTTTGAAAGTCACCAAGTCACCACGATTACAAGAGTTGGTGAGCCAATTAGAGCGGGCTGGGATGCTCGTCATTCAAGTAAATTAA
- a CDS encoding amidase — protein sequence MSVKHLPTSLLAWQEIFHGARCSAVDVTASYLRRIEELNTSLNAYLTVCADRARQAASSIDFMREHHPAGLGPLAGAPVSIKDLIDTNFAPTTYGSRVYLDKRPSENAVVVERLERAHAIILGKTHLHEFAYGITNESEHFGPARNPVDVSRMTGGSSGGSAASVRSNMALASVGTDTGGSIRIPASLTGIVGFKPSHGLVPTAGVYPLAPSLDHVGPLTLTVTDAALLVDIMADLHGNQSLVERINRWPVPSSPIRVGVPKQLIERFATTEVANAFQTVLSALERANYVQVVKSIDFDEDDVATHQFAIMSGEAAAVHANQLKSMFDLYSVDVRERLQHAQQGTTTQAYMRGIAFQKVFRSLVDDWLRDADVLMLPTTPVAAPLLGTVTITVSQGDEHDLRSLMTRFTNPWNLSGVPAISLPAGAIDGLPFGLQLVGRYGHDAELLWRAKHVETLLASM from the coding sequence ATGTCCGTGAAACATTTGCCGACCTCGCTCCTAGCGTGGCAGGAGATATTCCATGGAGCGCGCTGTTCGGCTGTTGACGTAACCGCGTCCTACCTTAGGCGGATCGAAGAATTGAATACATCATTGAACGCTTATCTTACGGTCTGTGCAGACCGTGCACGACAAGCGGCATCGAGCATTGACTTTATGCGCGAGCACCACCCGGCCGGGCTGGGCCCCTTGGCAGGCGCGCCGGTATCCATCAAGGACTTAATTGACACGAATTTTGCCCCCACCACCTATGGTAGTCGCGTTTACCTCGACAAGCGTCCGAGTGAAAACGCCGTAGTGGTGGAGCGACTGGAGCGCGCACACGCAATAATCCTCGGCAAGACCCACTTACACGAATTTGCATACGGGATCACAAATGAAAGCGAACACTTTGGTCCAGCGCGCAATCCAGTGGATGTGTCGCGGATGACCGGTGGATCGAGCGGCGGTAGTGCTGCGTCCGTTCGATCTAACATGGCACTTGCAAGTGTCGGTACAGACACTGGTGGGAGCATTCGGATTCCAGCATCCCTAACGGGCATCGTGGGGTTCAAGCCAAGCCACGGCCTTGTCCCGACGGCGGGTGTCTATCCACTGGCTCCATCGCTCGATCACGTCGGTCCACTCACCCTTACGGTCACGGACGCGGCCCTATTGGTCGATATCATGGCAGACCTCCACGGCAATCAGTCTTTGGTCGAGCGCATCAATCGTTGGCCGGTTCCCTCCTCGCCGATTCGTGTGGGCGTGCCAAAGCAATTGATCGAACGGTTCGCAACAACTGAAGTAGCGAACGCCTTTCAAACTGTACTGAGTGCATTGGAACGAGCGAATTACGTGCAAGTGGTCAAATCTATCGACTTTGACGAAGACGACGTTGCGACGCACCAATTTGCAATCATGAGTGGTGAAGCCGCAGCGGTCCATGCAAACCAACTTAAGTCGATGTTTGACCTCTACAGTGTCGATGTCCGCGAGCGCCTTCAACACGCTCAACAAGGCACAACCACGCAAGCCTATATGCGAGGTATCGCCTTTCAGAAGGTCTTCCGCAGCCTAGTGGATGATTGGCTGCGAGACGCCGACGTGTTGATGTTGCCGACAACGCCCGTTGCAGCTCCCTTGCTAGGGACGGTTACGATCACTGTGTCACAGGGCGATGAACACGACTTACGCTCCCTCATGACGAGATTCACCAATCCGTGGAACCTGTCCGGGGTCCCTGCCATCTCCCTCCCAGCAGGGGCGATAGATGGTCTCCCATTCGGGCTGCAATTGGTCGGTCGATACGGCCACGATGCGGAATTGCTGTGGCGAGCGAAGCACGTTGAAACACTTCTGGCAAGCATGTGA
- a CDS encoding glycosyltransferase family 4 protein, with protein MRIAMFTETFLPSTDGIVTRLCATLKHLEEEGHEVLLFAPSGAPEKYASATIVGIPAMPFILYPEKRFSLPLPRIGRHLRKFQPDLIHSVNPAFLGIGGIYYAWRYHLPLIASYHTNVPAYARHYKLNFLEPALWWYFRTLHNRANLNLATSRATMNELDKQGFRNLGLWERGVDVEVFQKASRSEEMRSRLAPGAGVGDPVLLYVGRLASEKNIERIRPCLDAIPNLHLAIVGDGPYRPDLERIFAGTTANFTGYMHGTELATAYASADAFLFPSTTETLGLVLFEAMATGLPVLAADSPPTREVLEEGKAGFIFDSSSTESMIQLVKDMIHDEARREVVRNRGLEIARTLDWRGPSEQLLRHYESVCKAHGILSQPVSSSSRP; from the coding sequence ATGAGAATTGCGATGTTTACGGAGACATTTCTACCGTCGACCGATGGGATTGTGACCCGCTTGTGTGCCACCTTGAAACACCTTGAAGAAGAGGGGCATGAGGTGCTGCTGTTCGCTCCATCTGGTGCGCCGGAGAAGTATGCCTCCGCGACCATCGTGGGAATTCCTGCTATGCCGTTCATCCTCTATCCGGAAAAGAGGTTTTCGCTTCCGTTGCCAAGGATTGGACGCCATCTCAGGAAGTTTCAGCCGGACTTGATCCATTCGGTCAATCCGGCCTTTCTCGGCATTGGAGGCATCTATTACGCATGGCGTTATCACCTGCCCCTGATTGCGTCGTATCACACAAATGTTCCCGCGTATGCACGTCACTATAAGTTAAACTTCCTCGAGCCCGCTCTTTGGTGGTACTTCAGAACCCTGCACAACCGGGCAAACTTAAACCTGGCCACGTCCCGAGCAACCATGAACGAATTGGATAAGCAAGGTTTTCGAAATCTGGGGTTGTGGGAGCGCGGAGTCGATGTGGAGGTTTTTCAAAAGGCGTCACGATCCGAGGAAATGCGAAGTCGGCTTGCGCCAGGCGCAGGCGTAGGTGATCCGGTTCTTCTCTATGTTGGTCGACTTGCTTCGGAGAAAAACATCGAGCGAATCCGACCCTGCCTGGATGCCATTCCAAACCTTCACTTGGCGATTGTGGGTGATGGGCCCTATCGACCAGACCTAGAGCGTATCTTTGCGGGTACAACTGCCAATTTTACGGGTTATATGCACGGCACTGAGTTGGCAACGGCGTACGCTTCAGCGGATGCATTTTTGTTTCCGTCAACGACAGAAACGCTTGGTCTGGTGTTGTTCGAGGCCATGGCCACCGGATTGCCCGTTCTTGCGGCGGATAGCCCGCCGACGAGAGAGGTTCTCGAGGAGGGGAAGGCGGGGTTTATCTTCGACTCTTCATCCACTGAGTCGATGATTCAGTTGGTGAAGGACATGATTCATGATGAAGCCCGTCGTGAAGTGGTGAGAAATCGCGGTCTCGAGATTGCTAGGACACTGGATTGGCGGGGACCCAGCGAGCAATTGTTGCGACACTACGAGTCGGTGTGCAAGGCACACGGGATTTTATCCCAGCCCGTTTCATCGAGCTCTCGACCATAG